AAACAATAAATGTAGCAAACATCAGATGGATGAATTCTAAAGTTTCTACTGTGCTCTGAATTCCAATAAAATGCCATAGCTTATTAGCTTGGTTGGCAGAATCCATTCATTTCAAAAATTTGCCAACAAATTACCATCCACATTATAAGGTTACCTAATTTAATTTCCTTAATTTCTTTTCAAGATATGCACATAAATTTGTGTGCGTGTGCCCCACGTCCCACGACAACACCCGAGTCTTCAGTCTCTCGGTCAGTTAGAGCTGAAAGCTAGGAATAGAATCTAGCAGCAAGAAGACCTGATGGTTGACTAGCTGTCTCTGGCCACTATAAATTGCATTTGGCGATTTCTACTCCCATGAACAGCCAGTGCTACAACAATGGATCTACCTAGAAATCTCCTCTgcattctcttcttcctcctcgtaTGTACATCCCACGCTGCCCACAGCGAACAAGCTGCTGCCGCTCTTCTCCATTGGAAGTCCACTTTGGATAGTAGAAGCACCAGCAACTTGTCTTCTTGGTCACCAGCCAACTCTACCTGCGTATGGTTCGGCATCCTGTGCAGCAATGCCAGTGCTACCACCAGCCACATCATCGGACTTCGTCTTCCTGAAGCCGGCATCAAGGGCCGGCTTGAAACCTTAAACTTCGCCGCGTTTCCGCAACTCACCGAGCTCAACCTCAGCAGAAATGGCCTCCACGGAGCCATCCCTGCTAGCATCTCTTTGCTGCAAGCGCTGGTGTATCTTGACCTCAGTTTCAACAGCTTGGAAACGTTCATACCACCAGAGCTCGGAAGCCTCTCTAACCTCGTCGATCTCCGGCTCGACAACAACAACCTTACAGGTGCCGTACCCTACCAACTCAGCAAACTCCCCAAGATTGCCCGCCTTGAGATATCTCACAACTACTTAGACAAACCAGATTTCTCCCCAATGCCCACCCTGCAGATCTTTTCCATGTACAGCATGGGCGTCAATGGCAGCTTTCCCCAGTTCATCCTAGAGTGCCCCAACCTGACATTCCTTGACGTGTCATggaacaaactctctggaccgATCCTAGAGTTGATTCCAAAGATAGCTCCAAATCTAACATACCTCAAAGTGAGATCGAACTGGTTCTCTGGCCCGATACCGCCAGCAATCGCAACACTGCGGCAGCTGTAATACCTGGAACTCTCAAACAACAACTTCACCGGTGTTATCCCCTGGGAGCTTGGCACACTTGGAGAGTTACTAGTACTTGATCTGCAAAACAACCCACTCAATGGGCCAATCCCTGTTGAGATCTGCAAACTTTCAAACTTGTACTGGCTCAATGCTCCAGGGAACAACCTCAGCGGAACGATACCACCATGTATCAGCGGTATGGCGGCATTGACACGCCTCGAACTCTGGAACAACCAACTGGAGGGTGAGTTGCCTGCAACCATATCTCAGCTGCATCGTCTTATGTATCTCTTAGTGGGCTTCAACAGACTGACTGGCCCTGTACCCAAGGATCTTGGCCAGGGGCAGCCACTTATCATTGTAGACCTGTCGAACAATGGCTTCTCTGGAGAGTTACCTCCTGGACTATGCAGCGGCCATCAGTTACAAGAACTGGTGGTGAACAATAACAGCTTCTCGGGCTTGCTTCCAGCATGCCCAAACTTGACTTATGCTTGGATAGGTCAAAACAATTACTCGGGTGACAACTCGTATGTGATTGGGAAGTACCCCATCCTGCGTGGACTCGATGCATCATGGAATGAATTTACAGGAATGATCCCGAGTTCTGTCAGTTACTTCTTCTGGAGTTCCTGGACCTTTCAAGCAACCAGCTGCATGGGGAGCTCCCCAGCTGCTTGACGAAACTTCAACTACTGTACTTTGTAGATCTGTCGAGAAACGCCTTTTCTGGCGAATTCCCAGCCTTAACAAGCCATAACTGTTCACTGACATCACTGCACTTGGCAAACAACGACTTCACTGGAGGCTTTCCTTCTTCCTTAAGCTACTGCAGTAATTTAACAATTCTAGATCTTGGCAACAACAGACTCAATGGGGAAGTTCCTTCATGGGTATCACACAAAATGCCTTCCCTTAAGATTCTCCAGCTCCGCTCGAACATGTTGCAGGGATGCATACCCTGGCAGCTATCGCATCACTCTCGGCTGCAGCTGCTTGATTTAGCCAACAACCAGCTGAGTGGCTCTATACCAAGACAGTTTGCTAACTTCGCATCGATGATACAGCAGAGCGACGGATTCTACTTGGGATCAACACACATTTTGCTTACATACTCAAATCGAGCTCTGACCCCATATTCTGACAGAATTGATCTCATTTGGAAGGGGAAGTATTACACATTCGAGAAAGCAATTGCTCATATGACAGGCATTGATTTATTGAGCAATCTTCTGTCTGGTGAGATACCTACAGAGTTGACAAACCTGAAGGGCCTCCAGTTGCTAAATTTGTCAAGGAACAATCTTTCTGGTGGCATCCCAAATGATATTGGTAATCTGAAGGCTCTAGAGTCCCTGGACTTATCCTGCAATGAACTTTCAGGCCACATACCCGATAGCTTCTCCGGCTTGACGTTTCTcagctctctcaatctctccaACAACCAGCTGTCAGGTATGATACCCACAGGTGGCCAGCTTGGTACACTAAACGATCCATCAATCTACAGCAATAATTCTGGGCTTTGTGGACTCCCTTTGAACATAGCATGCCTAAATGGAAGTTCTGGATCAGCAGAAAATAAGGATAGAGATCCAGGACTTTACTACTCCATACTTGTGGGGTTTGCTGTTGGATTCTGGTTGTGGTTTGGAGCAATAATTTTCTCTGATCCATGGGGGGTTGCTGTTCTAAGCTGCATTGATCGTGTGCTGAACTGCTGAACAGGTTTGTGCAAAGGATACAGAACCGCGGTTAACTTCAGTCATAGGATTGTCTACATGGAActgttggaattgatctccaaCGGCCAGATCCAAAGATCTGGCCAATCCCTTGatttgcgccctgatcgggggcgttcaGCCAAacatggctggtgggcccccgtcgcccgcGCTATAAAGAATAGAGAGAGGGCCCGGGGCACGCGATCCTAAGTTCACCGCTGCCACAACCCTCTCCCACAGTCCCTACCGATCTAGGGTTAGCGCGAGGCCGACGGGAAGCTCCGCCACCGCGACCacgacgtcctcctccgccaACCCCGTCATCGGCCAGTGCCGGTGGAGGCCTGAAGGACGCCGGGACTTGCGCcgtccactgccgccgccggatcagcgcctcgaagagccggacttcctcgcctccatTCTCGGCTCCATCGACGCAATGGCGCCCACCGGCAACGGCTCCTCTGCATCCACTCCCGCGGATGGTCTGTGTCTCTCATCCAcctatctctctctctgtctctctcttgtACTAGGTCTAGAATGAATCACTTGATATTACACCTAGAACTTGTACCCCAGTACTCGATTCGTACACTAGATGTGATCCTAGTCTAGAAACAGAGAAGAATACAATCTTTCATTGGTATCAGTCGCCGATCTAGTTGTAGATCGTGGTTTTTGGGGTCCATTTTACTCAGATCTACACTCAGAAAGTAGAAGGAGGTGACAGAAATGAAAATCGATCTCGGATCGACAAAGAACACCCaccgaaaccctaaccctaaccctagaatcCAAGAAACCAAGAAGAAAAAGGCGGCGGGCTTACCTGTTGcgcgcgccggccaccgcctcgCACCAGagctccggccaccgccggcacaGAACCACCTCGGGCCGCTGCTCGCTTGGGTCCGTCGCGGATCGGGTGCGCGGGCTCGAGCACCGCCGTcaggccgctcgacggcggcgcgctccagcTCGGGTgagcgcgctcgccggcgagggggccggcggcggcgccgccgtttcCTCTCCgaccggccatggcggccgctgCTCCTCAGTCGCGGGCGGAAGAAACGGAGAGAAGGGGAAGAAATGGGCCTAGGGTTTGGGCGCCCCGTCGCCGACGTCGGTTTTGATCCGGCGAGAAGGCCGGGCAGCCATCGGATCAGATCCGACGGTCTGCATCTGCCGGCCGGCGAACGGGCTGTTTGAGGCCCAGGCGGAGGGCGCGCGCGGGCCGTTTTGGCGGCCCGGCCGTCGGCTGCTGGGCCGCGGGCCCAGGCGCAGGGGAGCGGCCGCGCGGAAACGGGCCGTGGGCCGTTTTTCCGTCTCGGGCCGCATAAACAGTTCCAGAATTcgctttttcttttatttcagaagcattttgaatatgaatttgaatgatTTTGCTTAGAATTTGATCTCTGTAAATAAATGCACCAATGTGTATTATTTTTTAGAGCTGAAATTTATAAGAATTATGCTTCTGAATATTTAGAAttttacatgtttccgctgcatagaatttattttgtctctatgttaatttgaaccaacgagataattGATATAGAGGCTTATAGAATTTATTTCTCAGAATTTTCAGAATATTATAATGTTgtaatttctgaccaaagttgatattgcaatattataattttgttCAGAATTTTGTACACATTATATctttttctgcccaacggtgatttaGATTTAATGTACAGATTGTtgcatgttttaattttgaccaacgttaaattgatacatgcatttattgttgtcctcacaaattttgaattcaaatttcaggctCCAATGCTATGACTTATGTGAATGCCATTCCTGAACTGGATGGCAACAACTATGGGAAATGGTACCAGAAATTGGAGATAGCTCTGGCGATGGCCAATATAGATTTGGCCATCACAACGCCAGCTCCACAAGAACCAGAAAAGCCCGTAAGGGCACAGAATGAAGAAGCTGCTGCTTGGGCTATCCGAGAGAAGAATTATGACTATGCTATGACCAGATATGATGTTGACAAGACACGTTGGAATGATTCCAACCGCAAGTGTCTTATGGTCATGAAAGGTTCCACTTCAGATGCCATCAAGATGGCGATCCCAGATTGTGACACCGCTTCAGAATATTTAGCAAAGGTGAAGAgtcagtttactggttcttccaAGGCTTATGCTGCCATTCTTGCTGAGCAGCTTATCACCAAGAAATACACTGGCGGTGGCATCAGAGAACATATCTTAGAAATGAGCCACATGGCCAACAAGCTTAAGACAATGGACATGCCTTTGCTAGAAAAGTTCATTGTTCAGCTGGTCTTCAAGTCCCTACCAAAGGCGTTTGAGGCATTTCATGTCAACTATAACGCTTTTCCAGAAGATTGGGGTATTGACAAGCTGATTGGCATGTGTGTTCAAGAAGAAGATCGCCTTAAGAACTCCAATGGTGGTGAGCTTGCTTTTCAAGTTCAGCACAAGAAAAAGAATTTTCAGAATAAGAACATCCAGCATAACAAGAGACCTTTCCCATCAGGC
The nucleotide sequence above comes from Panicum virgatum strain AP13 chromosome 3K, P.virgatum_v5, whole genome shotgun sequence. Encoded proteins:
- the LOC120701005 gene encoding MDIS1-interacting receptor like kinase 2-like, translated to MDLPRNLLCILFFLLVCTSHAAHSEQAAAALLHWKSTLDSRSTSNLSSWSPANSTCVWFGILCSNASATTSHIIGLRLPEAGIKGRLETLNFAAFPQLTELNLSRNGLHGAIPASISLLQALVYLDLSFNSLETFIPPELGSLSNLVDLRLDNNNLTGAVPYQLSKLPKIARLEISHNYLDKPDFSPMPTLQIFSMYSMGVNGSFPQFILECPNLTFLDVSWNKLSGPILELIPKIAPNLTYLKVRSNWFSGPIPPAIATLRQLEQPQRNDTTMYQRYGGIDTPRTLEQPTGGLTGPVPKDLGQGQPLIIVDLSNNGFSGELPPGLCSGHQLQELVVNNNSFSGLLPACPNLTYAWIGQNNYSGDNSNDPEFCQLLLLEFLDLSSNQLHGELPSCLTKLQLLYFVDLSRNAFSGEFPALTSHNCSLTSLHLANNDFTGGFPSSLSYCSNLTILDLGNNRLNGEVPSWVSHKMPSLKILQLRSNMLQGCIPWQLSHHSRLQLLDLANNQLSGSIPRQFANFASMIQQSDGFYLGSTHILLTYSNRALTPYSDRIDLIWKGKYYTFEKAIAHMTGIDLLSNLLSGEIPTELTNLKGLQLLNLSRNNLSGGIPNDIGNLKALESLDLSCNELSGHIPDSFSGLTFLSSLNLSNNQLSGMIPTGGQLGTLNDPSIYSNNSGLCGLPLNIACLNGSSGSAENKDRDPGLYYSILVGFAVGFWLWFGAIIFSDPWGVAVLSCIDRVLNC
- the LOC120699462 gene encoding uncharacterized protein LOC120699462 isoform X1, which encodes MAPTGNGSSASTPADGSNAMTYVNAIPELDGNNYGKWYQKLEIALAMANIDLAITTPAPQEPEKPVRAQNEEAAAWAIREKNYDYAMTRYDVDKTRWNDSNRKCLMVMKGSTSDAIKMAIPDCDTASEYLAKVKSQFTGSSKAYAAILAEQLITKKYTGGGIREHILEMSHMANKLKTMDMPLLEKFIVQLVFKSLPKAFEAFHVNYNAFPEDWGIDKLIGMCVQEEDRLKNSNGGELAFQVQHKKKNFQNKNIQHNKRPFPSGKNQHESGPSRPPPQKDWENFPVEQDQCLKCKKRGHYKRDCPEFLKELLRKGIKYEEDPAKRRKKN
- the LOC120699462 gene encoding uncharacterized protein LOC120699462 isoform X2 — its product is MAPTGNGSSASTPADGSNAMTYVNAIPELDGNNYGKWYQKLEIALAMANIDLAITTPAPQEPEKPVRAQNEEAAAWAIREKNYDYAMTRYDVDKTRWNDSNRKCLMVMKGSTSDAIKMAIPDCDTASEYLAKVKSQFTGSSKAYAAILAEQLITKKYTGGGIREHILEMSHMANKLKTMDMPLLEKFIVQLVFKSLPKAFEAFHVNYNAFPEDWGIDKLIGMCVQEEDRLKNSNGGKNQHESGPSRPPPQKDWENFPVEQDQCLKCKKRGHYKRDCPEFLKELLRKGIKYEEDPAKRRKKN